The following proteins are co-located in the Silene latifolia isolate original U9 population chromosome 1, ASM4854445v1, whole genome shotgun sequence genome:
- the LOC141641339 gene encoding uncharacterized protein LOC141641339 yields the protein MKNIAACYSEHAVKVSDSYCSGPLNKSYISPKSIPSTQNHVTYTYKSNLSNQKRLFITITWSNKLIYQGFFIKISEKISKPSNSQHGLHQITKIHGSKSLLLDSRSVSKVDIHWDLSKARFEPAGPTPIEGFYLVIVLVDSQIAFVLGDMKECKIVENLVKGLIKPKITLISQCEQFTGQWNNQINSKAKFCDYGIEHDIMIKCGPEDDGPRNPVLSIYVDNKRVVRVKKLQWNFRGNQVIFVDNLLVDVMWDVFNWYLDQNVGLIGRDYGDKIKGGSGLFMFRTRSGLDSRLWLIEEEKKLTDKNDEKPHFSLLICASSKNPG from the coding sequence ATGAAAAACATAGCAGCTTGTTACAGTGAACATGCTGTAAAAGTATCAGATTCTTACTGTTCAGGACCATTGAACAAATCCTATATTTCACCAAAATCAATCCCATCTACCCAAAATCATGTCACATACACATACAAATCAAACCTCTCTAACCAAAAACGTCTATTCATTACAATCACATggtctaacaaattaatttaccaaggttttttcatcaaaatcagtgAAAAAATCTCAAAACCCTCAAATTCCCAACATGGGCTTCACCAAATTACCAAAATTCATGGCTCTAAATCATTATTACTTGATTCTAGGAGTGTTTCCAAGGTTGATATTCATTGGGATCTCTCAAAAGCTCGTTTCGAGCCGGCCGGGCCAACACCCATTGAAGGATTCTATTTAGTTATTGTATTGGTTGATTCACAAATTGCCTTTGTTTTAGGAGACATGAAAGAATGCAAAATTGTGGAAAATCTAGTAAAAGGATTGATCAAGCCAAAAATCACATTAATCTCACAATGTGAACAATTCACAGGGCAATGGAACAATCAAATAAACTCCAAAGCCAAATTCTGTGATTATGGTATTGAACATGACATAATGATCAAATGTGGGCCGGAAGACGACGGTCCGAGAAACCCGGTATTATCAATTTATGTTGATAATAAAAGGGTAGTAAGGGTGAAGAAATTGCAGTGGAATTTTAGGGGAAATCAAGTGATTTTTGTTGATAATTTGTTGGTTGATGTAATGTGGGATGTATTTAATTGGTATTTAGATCAAAATGTAGGATTAATTGGTAGGGATTATGgtgataaaattaaaggtggaagTGGTTTGTTCATGTTTAGGACAAGAAGTGGGTTGGATAGTAGGCTTTGGTTAATTGAAGAAGAGAAGAAATTGACTGATAAAAATGATGAGAAACCTCATTTTTCTTTGTTGATTTGTGCTTCTAGTAAAAACCCTGGTTGA